ccgacgattaaaccgcaccgacctacctacctgaaaaatagctgatgggtcattactctggtaggtgcttatcaagcggttttctttcgtttaaaatacccactttaaaagatatggcccagccttaacttaaaatgggtgtgcaagtgaaggaaagtaaataaaactatgatgtattgcaaaacacaagtcaaatagggtacacagtaatgatatcgggttttggaaccggttccactacccgaatgcccatgagtggaaattcacaattatttcagtaattttaatgaaattataccgttgcttaattaagtcaTATTCTaataaacggaaaaaaaattataaagttaaaaggcattgtattacggaaaggaaacagaaagaaaaataaacaataaacataaataataataaacacaaaacaaaaaaataacggctcgggggttttatgtttttgcctgacagggttcaggtccctgaacgagatggagttgcaactgaatgcgtaaggcaaattgcgctagtatagcgaattgagctgcctatctcttgctgcaaattgaggccagggacctgaaccctaacaggagttgtcgtcatgttttgcctgacagcgttcaggcccctgaacgagatggagttgtgTTTTACACTCCATTTCTCCCCTTGGATACACGTTGTGAAATTAAAATGATTTTACGTTTTCGGTGGAAACCAGACGAAAGGCGATCACGAAAATGTATAGTCATGGTAGGAAAACGAATGCATTGTCATGGAATGGCCTTCGTGCGGGTTTTTGAATTGCTTatgtaaatattatttttgttctgtttCATGTGAACATGAAATTTATGGTGGAATGGTCTGATCAACAGAAAATGAATCACAATAAATATTATGCTAATTTTATCTCATCGTATCTCAGTGCATCCCAGAAAACTTCTGTTTTCAATTATCAGTATCCCGAGAAATCTATTTATTTCACGTTGTTAAACGTGGACAGCCCGCCTTGTTACTTACCGCTCAATTTTGCAAATGTTAAACAACGtggtttttttaaaccctaagAACGTAATATCCTATGGCGAGATCGAATTGCATATTACTACTCAAACAATGCAAGTGTGATTGCATAACATCTGCAGCAAGTCGTACTTCAACGTTTGGATCCGACGCCGGCCGTTAACGGCATCGAAAAAAGGAGGAAGAGAGAGCAACAAATTCTGAAGCCtgaaaaggggggaaggaatcaAGGAATAGGGGTAGTCTAAGGCAGAGGCAGCTCACAAGCTCAGTCAAGTCAGGGCAGCTGCCAAGAGAGAAGGTCGGTCGTCTGTTTGTTTCTGAGATTTCGACTCAGATTGCCACGCCCCAGCAGGTAAAAAAGTACTAGAttgcactacaataaaatgataatgtagccaagtaaactatcattttactGTTGTGAAcgcagtaaaataaaagtaacactaagtgggcgtatttttttctttgtttcaatatcaGTTTTAGTAACACCACTACACGTTTACTTGGacacactttgttttcagtagtgttCACTGTATATTTACTGACACAAACTGCTGTTTTACTATAGTAGGCACTAGTAATTGCTGTTTCACTATATTGAGCATTAATGCCACTTTATTCTTACTGAGACTCACATTGTTTTTACTGATTGCCACTGTACTTCtactttatatattttatgtatttatttttcgtggATACGCTTcactctcaatttttggtttctacctttttcctaactttcttctgatgacttaCACTTACAGATAAATTTTACTTTcccctttaaatttgtcatattttaaTTGCTTTTAaacaactatttccactttggcttttttaatttgttattgaacgtaaacattttctttgtttttttgaaatatttgggttgaattagcgattaaaaatgaaaaagatagaaattatagtttaaaattaaaatataattattaaaagtaggatttaattattaacacATACTCAAATgtattaaatgtaaacatactttagttttctGTCAGAATCTCTTAACTGAATCCTCGATATAGCCAGGAAAATGTATAAATGTTAATCTACCAAAATAGCTGAATTGTTAGGACGCTCGACTGTGAAAGTCTGTTACATATGTACCCGAGTTCACTCCCCACCGAAAAcctttttttccgttttagtcaatggtagactagtctaccataATATTATATTCTAAATTCACTGAATTTCATTATGCATTTACGAGGGTTTCACTAGAAAATGACTGCTTCGGTAAGTAATTCTATAGTTGTATagtatttctattttattattgtaaaaatactTGTTCAAAAATCCTTTAGCATTactcgagtttttttattgtattactTGAGTAATGCCAAGTAAAGTTTTACCTGGGGCAGTTACGGTCTGTGGTGCACAGTATATAGGAAACCGTGCTCATCCAAAGTTCGTTCGATGGCTTGGGAAGTTGCCCACGACTCAAcaccaaaattaaaaagcGTGTGAAGAATGGAAACGTGATTTGTCCTAAGGCCAATTTCGTTCAGGCCTGCCCTCCAGCAGTTACGCAACCGCCAAGGCTACCCTATCCGTTTTGAGCCATGGAGGTGAACAAAAACAAGACGCCGAAGCCAAATCCTAGACTTAACTCAAACTTTCTTTCTGCCCTTATATTCTGGTAAGTAGTTAGAGAACAAGAACATAGTATTTCGAAGAATTTGTTGAAATCAGCTGATTGTGATTGGATCGATAATGCCAGACACGTGACTTTTTGTGTACGGCTGCTGTCATGGAAACAGCAAAAGCGCGCCGATGCGGCTGCCTTTTTGAGTACAGCAGCAGTGCCTTTGTTGCTTATTAACTATGTATTTGATCATTTTCTTGATTCTTTGGAGACCTTAATTTTGAAAAGCATGTCAATAACTGGTACTGATTAAGTCCTATAGTTAGTTCTCAGAGGCCGAAAACGTACACATTTTTAttaagagaaaaggaaaatggtaTTCCATACGAATGTTCCACAAACAGTTCTTTTAAATCATTCTCCAACTGCAGGATTCCATTAGAAATCAgcatttaatttaattttcttttaaaggtgGGTGAACCCGTTTATGGGTGTTGGGGCAAAGAAAGATCTTGATGTTACCGACCTGTACGATGTTATGCCAGGAGACAATTCGGAAGAGCTTGGACTGAAATTGCAAAGGTAAGCTAAAATAGTGCAAGTTAACGGATTGCCGTAAAAAAGCGCTCTGTCACGCGATTGCATGGGATTTTAAATCTATTGCGATCGCAAAACAGGAACTTTGCCGTtataaacttgtttttttttctacttttattataACAATGAGCAGACATCGCCCTTCGTGCGTTACTTTAATAACAATAAAGGTTAGATTCAAATGTCGCATAGTTTGCATCCCGAATTGTATTCGAAATTGCATGTGAACCGGCTTTGCTCCAGGACTTAAAAACTAACATACGTTTAGTGTTAGTTACATATTTTAGTTATGCATGCACATACTAGTTTGCCGTAAGCAGTAGTTTGAATTGTGCTTTTACGTTTCCATCATGACTGTCAATgctgaaatgaaaataattaaaatttaacgGTCGCAGCATTTTCTCACCGACTTGACTCCCTTAActtaagtggattaataatACCTGATATAGCGTTAATTGTCCTATTTTCGTCTCTTTTGTCTCTGCAGGGAGTGGCACAACcaaatagaaaaatgtaagaaagatggaaacaaaagaaaaaagatcaaGCCTAGCCTTACGAAAGCTTTGGTCCGAACATTTGGACTCAAATTTCTACTGGTGGGCTTTCTAGCGTTTTTGGAAGAATGTGTATTTAAGTAGGCACCTTCGATGAacttttttcctctcttttttttaaacctatTCATTTGAAATCGGCAAATACTAGGATGTGCATCAATGTTAAACTAATTGTAAACAAATTAAAACCCTAAACAACCTAGGATTGGTCAACCCCTTTGTCTGGGCCAACTGGTTCACTACTTTGGcagtgaaaacaaaacaatatcCACCACGCAAGCTTATCTTTATGCGGCTGGGGTGGTGTTGGGTTCCGTTCTGTATACCATGACTCTTCAcccgtatttttttttatgccaaCATACCGGAATGCGAATCAGAGTTGCAGCGTGTTCTCTTGTTTATAAAAAGGTATTTTCgcttttcatttcaatcgCCCATGAAAATCTATTATTCAATTCCTTTAAAGTGCCTGCTGCTCAGCCAAAAGGCTCTGGGACAAACAACCATTGGGCAAATGGTCAACATTATGTCCAATGACGTCAATCGCTACGATTTTTCAGTCATCTTTCTTCATTATCTTTGGGTAAGGGCGATCGTATCAGCTTGAACGATGTATGTTAAAACTTTTGCATTTCATTAGGTCGGGCCGCTGCACACAATAATTAGTATGGTTATTCTGCTTCACGTCATCGGACCTTCTTGCTTGGTCGGGCTTGCAGTATTGATTCTCTTCGTCCCTTTGCAAAgtataaatttgaaaaaaatcaaaaatatacTGCATACAACGATATTTGCCAGAAAACTATATTCCGCTTTATCTTATCAGGTTGGATGGGTAAAGTGTTTTCAAAGCTCCGACTGGAAACTGCGAAACGTACAGACGAAAGGATAAGAACGATGAACGAAATTATTTCCGCGATGAGGGTGATTAAAATGTACACCTGGGAGAAGCCTTTTGCCAAACTGATTTCCAAGTGCCGTCGGTATTTGATGAAGACATTTAGAAGGTGTTAGCActttttctgattttcatttttttttttttatctttagaAAGGAGATAAATGTTATTAAGCGGACGAATCACTTCCGCGCACTCAACATGAGTCTCTTCTTTACGTCCTCGAAACTCATTATATTTTTAACTTTCTTGGTATTTATCTTTACCGGCAACCATTTAACTGCTGAAAAGGTATACAATAgctttcattattttttcttctcaatttttaggtttttaatttatcaaatattttaaacagGTTTTTGTGACTGTTTCCCTGTTCAATAATATTCGCATTATTATGATATCGTTTTTCCCCGGTGCGATAACTATGGCGGCAGAAGCTAGAGTCTCTACTAAGCGTATCGAagtatttttcatttgcttttcATCTGAGTAAATTGCTTTCTAACAGATAATCGTATCGCCCACCTCAATGCAGAATTTCTTATTGTTGGatgagattgaaaaaaatgcTCAGGCAAAAGTGCACCCAGCATTATCCGATTGTCTGGTTGAATTGAATCAATTGACAGTCAAGTGGCCAGCTGCTGGAGAGAAAGAAGACAATACGTTGACGAATATTTCTTTCACCATCCGTCCTGGCCAGGTGTTTGCCATCGTTGGTCAAGTTGGGTCTGGCAAGGTCAGTCATTAAAGTAAAATCATTAAAACTCGTTCCCTATACGCCATGCTGTATTTTTGGAATTGATTCATTCATATTATTACccgatttttccttttatttacttgatactgtttttttctaaataataGAGCTCGCTGTTGAATGTCCTTCTCGGCGAGCTTTCTCCGTCAACGGGAACCTGTCGAGTTGCGGGGAAGATCGCTTACGCTTCTCAAGAATCTTGGATCTTCTCTGGAACGGTGCGTCAGAATATTTTGTGTGGATTGGAGTACGATCTCAAACGATACAAAAAAGTGATCAAAGCCTGGTATTGTACTCTTGTGTCACCCCACCTTATTTCAATTATAATAGTATGTTTTTACACTGAACAGTGCATTGGATAAGGATTTTAGCCTCTTCCCTAACGGTGACCAGACCGCAGTGGGCGAGCGGGGTGTCTCGCTTAGTGGTGGTCAGAAGGCGCGAGTTAATCTTGCCCGATCCCTTTACGTCGATGCCGATATTTACCTAATGGACGACCCTCTTAGTGCTGTAGACACTCATGTAGGACGCCACCTGTTCGACAAAGCCATTAATGGATACCTGAGTGACAAAATACGAGTGTTAGTCACTCACCAACTTCAGTACTTGAAAGATGTAGACCAGATTCTCATTCTCAAAGCGGTAAGCTCATATCTAAAGCGAATTTATTTTCTCTGttgtttaattttgtttttcttgtgatGTAGGGTCGTGTTGAAGCGATGGGATCCTACAAGGAAATTAGTAATAGTGTGTTGGATATTGCGAAAACAATAGAATACGAAGAGCCAGAACTAGAGGCAGATAACTTGACGCGGTCTTTCTCTGAATGTGACATTGACGGTTCGATTTCAAGGTGTGGGTCTATCTCGAGCACAATACGGCAACGTGTGGGATCTGTCACATCAAGGTCTTCAGTGAAAGAGGTCTGGCTTTTACTTGATTCACTGCGTTGTAACAAGCAATTCAATTTTCGATTCGACTtagaaaaaagaggagaaaccAACGTTTGCGGAAGAATCTCGCTCCTCTGGTAGTGTGTCTCCTAAAATCTATTGGGAATACTTTCGGTCGGGTGGCAGCTGCATGTCACTCTTCACAATGACCGTCACTTGCATCATCACTCAAGTCCTTTTCAGTGGATCCGATTATTGGTTAGTCTAGTAAATCGTATTTCACTATTGGATTATGTGTAGCGATTTTTATGATTGCTAGGCTGACCTTGTGGACGAATGCTGAAGAACTTCGTGCTACGCACAGCAATGTAACGGAAAATTCGACATACATACCTGTTACTGAAAACGGTTTCTTTAACGTCACATCCGGCACGGAAGAAACTGCTGTTTTTTCTGGTGCATGGTGGAAGAATCCCGACACGTACACGGGCGTATACGTTTTTACCATCCTCATTATTTGTGTTTTCATCTTCTCGTTTATTCGCACTATCCATTACTTCATGATGTGCATGATCTCGTCGATCAACTTGCACAATCGCATGTTCCAGTCGGTTATCCGCAcacctcttcttttcttcgatCAAAATCCAGTCGGTATGAATCAACatccatccttttttttccatacaaTTTCATGCTacaataataattattattttattttatttttaggacGTGTTTTGAATCGTTTTGCCAAAGATATTGGATCCGTGGACGAGATGTTACCTTCCGCCTTCTTCGACGTTATTACTGTAAAACCTTTTTAATGCGAAATGAATGTAAATCAATAATCTATACTTTTGAAAATTTCTCTTTCAGATTGCTCTGACTGCTGTTGGTATTCTGTTCCTGGTTGGCCTAGTCAACCCTTGGTTATTATTACCAATTCTATTTCTTTCCATCGTTTTTGTCAATCTTCGGCAATTCTACTTGAAAACAGCTCGCGATGTGAAGCGTCTCGAAGCTACCAGTGAGTTACTATCCTGTGATATGCTTTTTGCTCTTGATTTATGATAAACCCTATGATTAATTACAGCTCGGAGTCCCGTTTTTACCCACTTGTCCTCATCATTGGTTGGTCTAACCACCTTGAGAGCCCATCGATGTGAAGTGATCTTCCAAACAATCTTCGATGAATGCCAAGATGTTCACACCTCTGCTTGGTACATGTTTTTGTCGACCACTCGATGGTTTGGCATTTGGCTGGATTGGATTTGCGTCATCTATGTTGGCTGTGTTACCTACGCCTGCTTGGCACTACGTGATTGtataaaaaacaattaactTAACTTGTGGCTTATTTTCAGTTATCGACAGAACAACTTAGCAGTTTGATTAATTTATTCTTGTTATTTATCCTTCCAGCTATGACCGGAAGTGAAGCCGGGCTTGCGATATCCTCAGCAATGGCCTTGACGGGTATGTTCCAGTGGGGTGTAaagtaaaatcaaatttttctcgttcaaaaaaagaaaaaataaataaaataaaaataaaatgttacaTGATGATGTCTATTGTAAATGAATTACAGACAATCAGCAGAAGTGGAAAACCAAATGACGTCCGTTGAACGTGTTATTGACTATAGCAAATTGCCCTCAGAGGCTCCCCTAGATTCGGCCTCAGGTGGATTCAAACTTCATTCTGCTCTTACTCATAaatatgcattttttttccctctcatTTTTGTCTCTTCAGGAAAGAAACCTCCAGACACGTGGCCACTGAGTGGGACTATCCAATTTGATGGGATGTCTCTTCGTTATATTGAAGCTGACCAACCTGTTTTGAAAAGCATCACTTGTTTAATTCGAGCAAATGAGAAGGTTTTATATTGAAACTTAAACAACCGAACGCAGTTCTTATTACCAAATTTCTTAGATTGGCATTGTCGGTCGAACGGGAGCTGGTAAATCATCCCTTATTGCAGCTTTGTTTCGATTGACAGAGCCAGACGGCCACATTATAATTGATGGCATCGACAGCAAATCGATCGGTCTTCATGACTTACGATCGAAGATAGCCATCATTCCACAAGATCCCGTTTTGTTTTCGGGTTCACTTAGGAAAAATTTGGATCCCTTCGGTCTTCACAGTGACGATGCCCTCTGGAACGCTCTGGAAGGGGCTAAACTGAAGGAGATGGTTAAGGATCTATCCGCCGGACTAGAAGCAAATATGACTGAAGGAGGAGCTAACTTTTCCGTTGGTCAAAGACAGCTCATCTGTTTGGCACGAGCTATTCTTAGACAAAATCGTATCCTTGTTTTGGACGAAGCCACAGCTAACGTCGATCAAAAGTAAATCTTTGACAAATTACAAGCGGAAGTTTTAACTCATCTATGTTGATCTTTTTATGTTTGCGTAGAACGGATTCCCTTATCCAGCTAACGATCCGAGAGAGGTTCCGAGATTGTACTGTCTTGACGATTGCCCATCGTTTAAATACAATCATGGATTCTGACAGAATCATGTTACTTGATGCTGGCTATCTAAAGGTAAAGACAAATTTAAGAATCGCTACTACCTCACTCTCTAAATATTTAACTGTTAAATTGATAACTTAAGGAATTTGGTGAGCCTGCTATTCTTTTGGAAAATCCCAAAAGCATGTTTTATAGCTTAGTAGAACAAACTGGTCCTATCGTTGCTACTCACTTAACTGAATTGGCTAAACAGGTAAAACTATTTAAGCTCTTAAATTCTGAACTGAAGCAAAAATACCTTGGCGATTTCGTTTCCCCCTACAGGCTGCTGAACAAAGGCGCAGAAAGGGTACAAACGCAGCGGATTTAACTATGGAAACTAATGGGAATACCATCCGTCACCAGTTATGTCCGAAAGCTTCTCAAGAACAAGGGTTAGATGAATCAGAGTTTGAAACGGAAAagttgaaaattcaaaattataACGTACACTCGTTATCGGTGTCTTCctagaaaaattttttcgttGAAAACTGCCATTCTGTTGTTAATTCTTAATTGTGAATGCATAATGGAAAATAGATCTAAATACAATTAAGCTCGGTTTTGAAATTGCGTGCTTGATCATggtttttctccttttctcgTGTAAGAAATGGCAAGCCGCATTTCTTGCACACATCTCTTGTCTCCCACACCTATcaccctttttcttcttttcagcTTAAAGTTCTTTTGCCGATGGCTCTGGCCTTCAACCTCCCAAATTACTTGGCCttcaaacttgtttctttttcacagaGGTATGCATTTTCAACCAAAATATAAATTCCCAGTGCGACACCTAATCCTAAATGACCTCGCTTCTTGGTATAAATGTTGGTGCTTTTCAACATTGTCAGTCTTTTCCAGTCAGTTGCTCGGAGCAGTTTTCGTCGTCTAGTCGTTCCGAATAGTTGAAATGTCGGTTCTCTTACCGCCAGTCCTGAGCAGTAGACCTTTTTTGCAATGCAAAAAGTATGGAATTTTCCATGAGGCAACGCCGAAATCGGCCATCTTTATTCCGTGTTTTCATTTCCCTGTGTAATTTCTAGCGATTGGCCCCCGAAAAGCTCTAATCAGAGTAACCGCCCTAAAAATGGCATTCGGGGCTCAATCGGTGTGTCATTTCGTCAAACAGGGTAGTGCGGGGGGAAATTTATCCCAATTGCCACGACACCGTTTTAAAAGATGGCGGCTGTTACGGTTTTAGGCTAAAAATCGGGGTAGTCGGGTAGAATGAGGTATAATCGGAACTGTGATTGGGGCAATCGGGTCGAAAACTATATCATTTATGCAATCAGGGTTGTATCCCTGATTCTGTCCCCAGATTGAACCCTGATTACGTTCGGGGCAAAAAATTTCCCCTTGTTAAAgttgaatttgttttgttttgagtgAAAGAGAGCGCCCTTTCATTTCactcaaaacaaaataaaagatcaACATTAATAGAGCTTGTAAACATCCAGGGTTGTCAATTatattaaagtaaaaatttcTCATTGTATACGAACTCGGTggtagggatcggccccgaccctaattGGGGAGCATTTGgccaatcgggttttgaaattCGGGGCTCAgggtgaaatttttaaacccTGATCTTAatcggggtgcctaatcggggatgcaatcccgattgcaatcaatcgatcgaatcgaaatcgattattataatgaaaatcggggagttcacccggttgccccgataaaaacccgacccaaattcgtagTTTGAATTAAGGCGCCATTTTCATAAATGGTTTCGAGACAAGCGGGTTTATCTCGATTTTTTCCCGCCCCGCCCCGGCTGACGAAATGGCACCCCGATTCATCCCCGATTGTATTTTcccggggcggggcggtttacccgattatggctaatcggggccgatcgctactCGGTGGAAGGACTCGACCCCGGTGTAAACATGGGTTGACCTTGACGAGCTCAATAATGGAATATGCTGGCACGATGGGGAAAAATttatgaaaacatttttttttgtgttgctagaaacaaaaatatttatttttgacggttttcgggtattttgagctgctacatggagtcgaccccaaatttgacgaggatcacgaaaatgtgaatcttttCTGACAGACCAATAAACAAGGAGttattttacattttaaaaccggaagtaaaaccaaaaattgaaattcaggaaatctaaaaaaatgaGCTTTGTTCTCCTCTAAATGGTTAACAAtattttgatagttgtaaaagtaaactattgttttaaaaagttatgtggtgttttaaaagttctaaaagtttaatttcagttctgatacctaaatagacttgaatcgaaaaatcaaaCATCTAACACGATTAAACCCCTTACTTCCTTGGTATTTAGTTAAACCTGCAACCGAAATATGACAGTTCTtctcaaaacaatgtttcgggttctactagtatctggctCATAGCCTTCTATAGAAACGGTCAGGAAGCTGGCTATCTCCTCTGTGGAACTCAAGTTTGGCATCCTCCCACCGACCCACAGCCGCCTCTGGCTCTTTTTCCCTAGCTACGGCTCTAGCAACGAAAACGTCCAGTccaaaaaagtggaaaggacGTTTTCGTTTCTTCGCGAAGAAGGCTTATACGAAGCGGACTCAATTAAATCCGGTATCAAAGCAGAAAGCACCTGTTATATTTCATATATCACATTGCATATTAGGCAATAATACatgcaaaaaaagagaaggttgaTACCTTGTTCGAGAAGTAGTTGGATTATCCCAAGTGAGATTTAAATCGGTAGCCGTTCTATCTGCCACTTTGACAAATGTATCGCCAATAATTCAACGATTTTCTACCGGATTAACAGTCCGATACAGCGACGAAGTTTGGTGACCATACACGTTGGAGGAAGCCTCGTAGAAAGTCAAACTTGCTTTAACAacttaaaacaatttaaaacatcaaatctgatcgctggtatgaagaagacatgagaagccactgtctGTAAAATAACTCGGTCATAGAACAAGAATTCTATACCTtagaatttgagatgtgacaggacgacgaatcaattaatctcgtatcaaatTATGGCAAATCCTAAGATTCTGAACGGTTAAGAAAAATATCTCAAATCACCCGAAGATCGAGCCCGAGTTGTTGTGAATTATAAACCTtagaatttgagatgtgacaggacgacgaatcaattaatctcgtatcaaatTAGGGCCAATCCTAAGATTCTGAACGGTCAAGAAAAATATCTCAAATCACCCAAAGATTGGGCCCGAGTTGTTGTGAACTAGGGACAACCTGCTCGGATTCATTTTTATGCAAGAAACCGTTATCGACATGGATGCAAAAGTTTACAGAGTAAGAAATTGTCTAATGGAATTGTATGCCTTTTACCATTTAACTGCCTCATTGCAAATTTACTCTATTGCTTGCGTGCTATTTGATTGCAACGTTCAATTACTTTTTCTtaatagagcaagtgattgacgcgtactccctccctatttgtgaacgcactcttgcggatttcgCCATTTTTGTTACGAGTCTAGTTAAGGgtatttaattctagaaaacagctaaattttaatgtttaacggtaTTATTTACATTATGTGTAAGGAAAAATGAGCTACGTTGTAAAAGGGTGTCATCATACCCAGGGCCTAAGACAATGCaaattgtaaacaataccgttaaacattaaaatttagctgttttctagaattaaatacccctaatttaatattaaaatgtagctagttcatttacctttaacacaaaattattgctagtatcctttggtaaattgggaaggtttcacaaatttttttttgcgatccccttttttccctataaggattcctcagaggaaaaacggactcgtaacaaacatggcaaaatccgcaagagtgcgttcacaaatagggagggggtacgcgtcaatcacttgctctattaCACGGGCAAGATCATATTTACCTCATTTTTTCACTTGAGTTTGAAACCAGGAAAGTCTAGGATATGGCTGATGCACACCAACACAATATTATCTTCCTTGAATGTGAAACATGGTGTTAATTTAATTGAAAACAGTAAAATTATATAATTGAAAATTGTAACATTAATGTATGCACAGATCTCTTTGCCATTGTTAAATGTGACCACAACACACGTTTGATTAGCTGAATTGGGTTTCTTGTGCTTCCAGATGGCAGTTCTCAAAACAACTCCTTTAAATGGTGGGTTTCCACTTCAATGATTAAAAGTGCCCCTTCGATATAACCTCGAGATAACAATAATGCATcgaagttttcttttaaaaattgaagattaGTACAATTTTTTTCGAAGTACAAAGTTATTAAATTACGTGAGCAATGGTGTCGAGGAAGTGAACATCATTCCAACTGATGCATCGGACGACGAAGAAACTCTAACCAAAAAGCGACGACTTTTCTAATACCtctgcaaacaaaacaataaattgcACTTCAATTAGTTTTAATCATG
This sequence is a window from Daphnia magna isolate NIES linkage group LG7, ASM2063170v1.1, whole genome shotgun sequence. Protein-coding genes within it:
- the LOC116926973 gene encoding ATP-binding cassette subfamily C member 4 isoform X3, whose amino-acid sequence is MEVNKNKTPKPNPRLNSNFLSALIFWWVNPFMGVGAKKDLDVTDLYDVMPGDNSEELGLKLQRIGQPLCLGQLVHYFGSENKTISTTQAYLYAAGVVLGSVLYTMTLHPYFFLCQHTGMRIRVAACSLVYKKCLLLSQKALGQTTIGQMVNIMSNDVNRYDFSVIFLHYLWVGPLHTIISMVILLHVIGPSCLVGLAVLILFVPLQSWMGKVFSKLRLETAKRTDERIRTMNEIISAMRVIKMYTWEKPFAKLISKCRRKEINVIKRTNHFRALNMSLFFTSSKLIIFLTFLVFIFTGNHLTAEKVFVTVSLFNNIRIIMISFFPGAITMAAEARVSTKRIENFLLLDEIEKNAQAKVHPALSDCLVELNQLTVKWPAAGEKEDNTLTNISFTIRPGQVFAIVGQVGSGKSSLLNVLLGELSPSTGTCRVAGKIAYASQESWIFSGTVRQNILCGLEYDLKRYKKVIKACALDKDFSLFPNGDQTAVGERGVSLSGGQKARVNLARSLYVDADIYLMDDPLSAVDTHVGRHLFDKAINGYLSDKIRVLVTHQLQYLKDVDQILILKAGRVEAMGSYKEISNSVLDIAKTIEYEEPELEADNLTRSFSECDIDGSISRCGSISSTIRQRVGSVTSRSSVKEKKEEKPTFAEESRSSGSVSPKIYWEYFRSGGSCMSLFTMTVTCIITQVLFSGSDYWLTLWTNAEELRATHSNVTENSTYIPVTENGFFNVTSGTEETAVFSGAWWKNPDTYTGVYVFTILIICVFIFSFIRTIHYFMMCMISSINLHNRMFQSVIRTPLLFFDQNPVGRVLNRFAKDIGSVDEMLPSAFFDVITIALTAVGILFLVGLVNPWLLLPILFLSIVFVNLRQFYLKTARDVKRLEATTRSPVFTHLSSSLVGLTTLRAHRCEVIFQTIFDECQDVHTSAWYMFLSTTRWFGIWLDWICVIYVGCVTYACLALRDSMTGSEAGLAISSAMALTGMFQWGVKQSAEVENQMTSVERVIDYSKLPSEAPLDSASGKKPPDTWPLSGTIQFDGMSLRYIEADQPVLKSITCLIRANEKIGIVGRTGAGKSSLIAALFRLTEPDGHIIIDGIDSKSIGLHDLRSKIAIIPQDPVLFSGSLRKNLDPFGLHSDDALWNALEGAKLKEMVKDLSAGLEANMTEGGANFSVGQRQLICLARAILRQNRILVLDEATANVDQKTDSLIQLTIRERFRDCTVLTIAHRLNTIMDSDRIMLLDAGYLKEFGEPAILLENPKSMFYSLVEQTGPIVATHLTELAKQAAEQRRRKGTNAADLTMETNGNTIRHQLCPKASQEQGLDESEFETEKLKIQNYNVHSLSVSS